In the Hydractinia symbiolongicarpus strain clone_291-10 chromosome 13, HSymV2.1, whole genome shotgun sequence genome, TACCCActatttctttcatttttggCGATTTGTACTACGtttgaaaatatatacatgCAAATAGGTTGCAAGgattttatttcaaatatataGTCATTTTTTGTCATCGTTTTGgtgtttaaaattgttgaaaCCTTTTTGTAAGAAATTGAATTAGTGCAGCATATATttacaattatatatattataatattttgtaactattttttttgGAAGTTATTTGAAATATCTTGCTCAACCTTGTGCAAATGTTATGCTGTGTCTTTAAAAATTCAATATAATTGTAACACTTGGatgcatattatttttttagaaccTGAGAAACTGTGTTCTGTAGGAAGTGCGTGAGGTTGAGATAGAGGATGGCATGGAATGGAATAGGTGCTTCTTATAGGTTTTTTAACATGTATTGGTTTTTTAACACGTATTTGTTTTCTAAAGTATATTTGCAGACATCAATGGTAAAAGAATCTTACAAAGAAATCACATCGTtccaattgtttatttttttataatgtaatttggatgtttttatttttcaattacaGAATGATCTTAAAAACAGTTTGCGCTACAGGAAATATGATGTTCAGTATATATAAAATTGGACATATGTTATCTTTATATTACTTGGTCTGAAATATGTTCTTTCTTAAAGATAATAAAATTGTGTAAATTCGATCCAGTAcaaatgttctttttttaattcttgaaTCTTTATACAATGTTCTTACACACCATTCCTTCATCTAGCAATGACAATGTAAATTATGTTGGTTGATTGACATCTTCTGTTCATTTGACACCTACCACAACATTTGCATAACTTGGTTTCTGTTTCTTTCTTTTGATGTGATCTTTTTATTACAGTATGCAATTTGATAATTTCGTCTACACTGCACAAGTTTGCAAAGTTTAAATAAGGATGTATTTTGGGTTTGTCATATGTATCATGGCATGTGAAGTTTTTGACACCGAAAAAAAAATGGGTTTGCTTTTTTCAAATTGCCCTACTATACAGTATGTTTGTTTTGAGAAAAGTATatgtataaaataatattatgtgATACACTATAATCTTTATAGGTTTAAAAACATCTATATGTCTTGGTGAATTCATACTTTTACTATGCATCTGATATGGCAACTTCAGCTATACCCATTCGATGTGCTGGCTGTAGTAAAtctataaaatatcaaaatgagTCCTTGTTTACATTGAGAAAAACTTGGCACAAACAATGTTTTAAGTAAGTCATTAATGTACACATAACTTCAGCAACTTTAACCTCGAATAACTGGGACATTAACTTAATCCATTTTTCGTCCTTGTGAGGCTAATTTCTTCAGATAACTTGAACTTTTTACTTAAGAAATCAAGGACTAGATAAAtgtgagatttttttttaatttttattagctTCTGTCAaggaaaattcaatttttaagaGACTCATGCCTTTTTCATTGCCAAGATTGCATCTTTTCCTGGTAACTGTTGTCCCACCTCTTGCAAAAAATTACCTTTGTCCCTTAGAGGTTTGAGTTATCGGGGTTAACTGTATTGTCATGAGATTTTATCAACCCTcttatattttattctttttcctaCTGCAGTGTTATTTCTGTAACAATTCTATAAATCTGCATAATATATTAAATCAATGGTAAATTAACATCCTCTTTCCAGTAgaattttaggaatttttttttgtttgttttttaaaggaaGATTATATTTTGCTCATTTAGAGTCCTGACTGTGTATATTAAAATTTGATAGTGCAGAAATGACTAgggaatgttttaaaatttatttggcAACAGTAAATTAGATCAGATTTCATGTTTTGTATGATAATGGTGTTTCTAGTCTCCATAACAACCTGTGGCAAAGTTGAACACTCAAGATCGTTCAAGGACCATTATAAAATATAACAAGAATATAGTTTCCTTTTCTggagagaaagtttttttttttccaaaaacttaaaaaatcattaattGACAGAAGATGCTTCAAAAAACATTTCCttagaatttttttgtgtttaggtttttttccaaaaataattttggaagaaaaattattaaaaagaataatattaTTATTCTACCCAATTTTTCACCCTATTCTTAATTACATATACATGGTCTTTTCGAGAAATATGCCAACCATGCATAAATTCTGACGGTGTAGTACCTATGAAGTTAAACATTTTGGCATTTTACGAAGAGAATAAATTAGCATAATTATTTTCTAGCTGCTTTCAACATTTTCCATATTGTTATCAGAAAGAATGACATTTAACTGTTTAAATTGTGGTTGAAATGTTGTTTCAGCGTTTTGGCAATTTCTGTTAAGCCAACTTAACAGGTTGTTCTATGGGCAGTGAAGGTAGTTTTTCATATGGGTAATCCAGATTAAAGTATAGTTATAGTCAAGTGTGCCAAAAGCTGCAACTTTCTCATTTTTTCCTTATATCTGTGTTTGTTTAGGCTTTAGGATTGGAATAAATGGTTCTAGATGATTGACAAGGAACCATCTTTAAAACAATTACTATTTATTTTACATAGCATGTTTTTGGAAAAACTGTGCATATTTTTTCCTTACCGTAAGCTTTATGCTTTGTGGCAGTTAATCAGTAAAACTGTTTTCCCTTTCGAAAAACATGtgaaaataaacttaaaattttgcaGAACAAAACAACCTAAGTAATAATGGCTCAGGGGCTGCGAAACCCTAGGGACAAGGTTGGAATAAGAGATGAAATACTCGTTCGAAACATGGTTTATGCCCAAAATACATTTTAAGATGGccatttaatattttatgcaCTTTACGCAAACTTGTTTTACAGTCAACTCTGTACAGTTTTTTAACACATTTGCTTAAAAATCTTTTAGAAAAACTGTGCACCATGGGAAGCTGGAAAAGCTGTCATGTCTCGATTACCTCTTTAGGCCTTATAAAAGTAATTAAGTCAAATCCATCACTATAATGTCGTTCATGGACTTCAAAATTTTGTTCTTACAGCTGGAAAGATCTGAATTAATGTTGAACTATGTTTAAATGAGttatatacagagaaagtagATAGTTTTAGTAAATGTAAATAGATAGTAAATGTTGAAAGAAAAAGAGCGGCTATGgtaagaaattgaaaaattatactcaaatctttaatttaaacaatagctcaataatcattctgttaatttcaatagaaaaaacttcGCAAAAGTTAAACAggtccaacttttaaaaaaaattataaaaccgaaaaaagttgtacatcttTACTGTTTACGAGGcaagtttttttatcttacatttaaatggtccgtttaaacttaccgtgtaatTTAGCATTAATATGCCATGACAACCTAAACAAAAAGGAACTGAAGAACACGATTGAATgttcaattttattatttttccaccatttCTCTCTTAAAAAAATTCTGCATTATAGTTTTTTAAGAACATACAATAATTCAAATATACAGAAGAGCTAATTAAGTTGGTTTCACCTTAATGCTACGAATGCTCTatcacataaattttttttgtaaaaaaaagaagtaatgGAAAATTCCCTAAAAAGCCAATTTTTAGTTATATCACAATAAATTGTTATAATTGCTGTAGGGTTCAgctaaaatcttttattttaagtttataGCATTTGCCATCGTAAAGAGTCTATTATGGGGATTTTAAGCAATGCCTAATAACACATTATGGCTTTTAATAATTGTAAATGCAGAAGGGCGCAAGTATAAAACAAATattgtgaaattttttttatgtgtatATATTTAGTCCATAACTTTTAAGCATcaaattgtttatatttttaaaataaatcgtGGACTGGGCCATATCAATTTAATTAAAGTATAAATCGCTGATAAACAGAAGCAGCATAAATTTCAGATTCTTTTATGCTttacaaaatttagtatttctGTCTCTGTATGATAACTGTGTTTTgtctgtttaaaatggttgtGCTGCAGCTTTATGTCAGACCCCCGTAGAGTTTCATTCATAATTGCAATAGGTCAACTAACATTTTTCTGACTGGTAAACCCATGAATTTTTTCGCAGGCTAATAATTTCCCCAAAAGAAAGGTTTCACCTTTGTTTCTgttctttaattttgtaaaaatttgtgaCAAGAATCTTGTGTTTATAGATGTTCTGTATGCAAAATTCAACTTCAGGATTTATTCTTTACAAGAAAGAAGAAGTTATATTGCCGGCAGCATTATCTTGCTAAGTATGCACATACCTGTCATAGATGCAACAAGAAAGTTACAGGATTAGCTATGGTGAGTCTGTCTATATAATGTTACATTGAGATTAACTGACTATAGTCAATAATCCTGTGGAAAAATATACGTCGTTTTAAGAATTTTGAAGAATGACATTTAGCAGTgtgcaaacaatttttttgaagaTATTTGTTTACTTGTTCCTTCTAAAGTATAGAGCTTGAAGTGTTGACAAATAAGAAGATAAgggtttaaatattttgcataaGTTAGCAAAAATTCGCCTaagtactaaaaaaaatattaagaaatttGTACCTATTTACCATTGTACCATTTTAATTGTACCTATTGTATAGAACTTGAAACgctaattaagaaaatgtataggattatgtacttttgacaaatggttaCAGAGATAATGGGgtttaaatgtattttaatgAGGTCATCAATGCATTGTTGACCCAACTTTTAGGAAATTAGTCTTATTATCGTCCAAAGATGGTGCCCAATTACCCGCGCAGGAGATGATGTCAGTTATTTTTActtgtttccatttttttttggcGTCAAACTTAAAAGTACACTGCAATGGCTTCACCAACTTCATAATATCATTGACGCCTAACCTTTTAATTGTGCCAAATATTTGCCTGGTTCCGTGTTTTTAGTCATAAAGAATAAATCCTGAAGTTGGATTTTGCATACAGAACATCTATAAACACATGATACTTGTGGCGCCTTAGGTTAGTTGTTATAGCTTTCGAACTATGTGGGGAAGACCAGGGTTCCATTCCTCTTGgcagcgattcaacatgggcgagtgaatgttaccatagccccgggttaacccaagccaagACATGTgggggaaattgggaagatggcacactgtgtgcgCCGTTGGATGTAGAGTTGTGTAATAGAGCGTGGGCCGTAATtgagtctgcgtagctcaaaatgagcattaaatactctaggactctccatctaagccatggcccctcctggaattAATAGACATGGTATattcctcgatatttgtgaggctagccatgtaaaatatgcacatctatctatctatctataaaaCTTTTCGTATTAATATAAGAGATATTACAAATTTATTGACAACTtttctttgacatttttttatggATTAACGTAAGATGGAATTTTGACCAAAAAACGCGTTATTACTGCTGAAGTCTGAATTATTATggtctttttatgtttttaggtAGCGGGAGACGTTGGTTTTCACCCAGAGTGTTTTCGTTGTATAAAGTGTAGACACCTCATTGGACATggtgataattatgtttttgaaGAAAGATCCCTTTTATACTGGTGTGTATAGGTGTAGATTTCCCATCCTTTGATTATGTTTAAATGTgtgatgtttcttttttgttgttaaaaaagcaGAAATCTGAATTGACCAAAGCTGACTTGAAGCTAACAAAGTTGTTAGCAGTTCCTGACCAACCTTTCGTTGTTTTGTTCACCTATAGTGAGGCTACAGGAACATTCTGACATAAGAATGTGTATTCCTGAAATGCattttattgtttaaactaaattttaaataatcttgAAGTTTAAGTACTCGATAGAATGATACAAACTTCATCTGTAGtagtttttttattcagtgtaaaGTTTCCAAATATTGCTTTCCACAATCAAAAaccttttgacttttttatttttaaccattTTAACCATTTAAGTTTTTCCTGTTTTGTCTTTTGCTAATCTATTTATATAGCATGTcctattcaaaaatttattgtttttagtcACACGTGTTATCAGAGCGATGTTAATGACTATATGAAGTTTAAAAAGTTCAAGTCATTTCAAAGAAATGCAATCCATCAGTTGAATGTATTTCCAAGTCAAATGAAGCAAAAGAAGTTATCCTTTGCGTTTAAAGAAATCAGAAGCGAAGCTCCACATCAGATTGAAAGTGGTAGTAAACAAACCCGGCGAGGGAgtattgtttcaattatcaggttgttaatgatttttgttttgttttcaacttTAACCCTGGTAATCTTCCTGTAAATACatgcttttataaatttttgtcaacCCTTATTGGCTGTTGATGATGTTTGGGGACCTCTTTGTAATGTTAATAGCCTTCTGTAAGATATTTCAACTTCTTGTGGTGTCTTGTTTTTATAGTAATGACGATGATCCTACTTCTTTATCAACTGGTGATACCATTCTGGAAATTAATGGAATTCCTGTttccaacaaaaacataaaacaagtATGAATGTTATGCTCCACggaagtttttatatatttttttatcccaGTAAACATGGGTTGTGATAAAATGCAACAAACAGCAATGGCAAGGATATATCTAGTTATAATTTCTAGCTGCTTTAGTGAGAGAAATTTGTTGAtggaaatttttacatttttggtaatttttgcaaaaataaatcttgTGGAATCGCCGAAAAAGTGAAAATTAATCCACactaaattttgaatttttattagcGAAATAAATCCGGTCCCGATCACAATCATTAAGAATATTTGGCTAAGTTAAAGGCTTAAAGACAAacaattttgaattttaaataaaatatggtaGTTGTTCTTCCCTGGTGGATATATAAAACGCTTCCGATtcttttgtttacataagaaagtTTGTTACAAATTTAATCAGGCAAGTATAAAACATGCAGACATCATCATTGATAATCTCACTATAGCTGGGTCTGTATTTGGACTTTAAGCTTTATATTAGTTTGTATGTTAGGGAAAGTGTATCAGCTAAAGTACTAAAGCAATAAAAATGTTAtgtgaaagttattgaaagtttagtcataaaaaagaatttgacaGTCTGGCAGGAGTAAAAGATATACCTTTTTGACACTTTTTCTACATCTATTTAGTTCTCAAAGTTGTTCGAAAACGACGCAACCAACAACAGTATCAGTGTTACCATTGAAAGGAACATTAAGCAAGACGATAGCCACGAACACATATCTAGTCCCCAACACTCTGATCCTATAGATCCGGATGTATATGAACGAAATGTATCATTTTTCAACTTCAGTGTCTTTCATCGCACTGGAAGCGACCCTGCTGTTATGAAACGCAAAGCACaaaaccaaaagaaaaaactCCCCGTGAAAGGGTTTTCATTGGATGGTATACCAGAAGAAGACAGGAAGAAGTTGATGCGCCCTATTCGCAAAAATCACACGCACTTTCCCCAGACCCAATTGAAGTTAGTCAGAAGCAAATCATTAAATGATGTTGACAGGTTGGTTGCTGTTTCttgttgtttgtttctttttgcactttttcatCTGTGTGTAATTGCACCTCTCCTTGTTATGGAGTTGATTGTGCAATTACATCACTGACACTAAATAATGGACATTTTACATCTTAGCTTATCTATGGAATACGACAGGCAgtactttaaaaatgaaatcaaaaaagCCATATCTCCCCTCCACCGCGCTCAGTCGTTAAAACCATCCGGCTTAAAAACCGTAAATCATGTTTTCCGACCAATGGATTTGACTTTTGGTGAAGTAATTGGGAGCGGTTTTTTTGGCGATGTTATAAAGGTAGGTCAAGTGTGATTGATGGATTGATTGCTAAAAGTGTGAATATACTGCTGTTTTCTCAGGCTAAAAATTCTATCAAAAGTCTAAAAACTCCTCAAAATTTGACACTATAAAAAGAATGGCAACCAAGAAAAATTATATGACTTAAATTTATTGTGGGTTTCGCCAAGTTTCTACCCAAGAAATTGTTTAGAAAAGCTTATTCCCCAAATTTCTGTAGCAAATGTCTTTTGCCAAAGCATTATGAAGTTTACAATTTAATTGAAAGTCATAAAAACATGATAGAACACTGTTAAGAGTTTTGGCAAAGCAAATAATTGTCTTTTTTAGATAACGCATAAAATCAGTGGTGAAGAGATGGTGATGAAAAAACTCCACCAAGTAGACCCTGAAGCCGAAGAACAATTTCTTAAAGAGGTATGTTTCCAAGTTACAGTGTCCACTCTATTGgtcaacaattttaattttttgtaggCTGACTAAAGTTGGGAAGAAAAATTGAGAATATCAGaatgtttagataaataatgtcAAATGTTGGGGAAATCATAGTCAACTTCAATGGACACCTTGTATAACACCAGAAGTGAAAATAATTCTAAACACCCTTTATAGCTATGGTATCTACAAGATAAGTTAGTTATCGTAAGACAACCTCTTATGGTGAAACAAACAGAAAATTTGTGCAAATATTTAGCGGCTGTTACTGTTGTCACCGAGACGACCAAACTTGAAAAAAGACAATTACGGACATTTACGGCAAAATATGCATTGAAAATTTACAGTTTTAGTTAGGACTATCATTTCTGTCACCTATCACAAATCTTTCTTTGTTAAGGCGTCGTCgaatttccttttttgtttttcatttttttccttatttttcatTGTTGTTGACTAAACAGCTAGCTTCTAAAGTGATTCACAATTGAAAGTTATATCCTTATGTTCGTTTGAATTTTTCAATAACCCCCCCCCCAAAATAAACC is a window encoding:
- the LOC130624246 gene encoding LIM domain kinase 1-like isoform X1, which encodes MATSAIPIRCAGCSKSIKYQNESLFTLRKTWHKQCFKCSVCKIQLQDLFFTRKKKLYCRQHYLAKYAHTCHRCNKKVTGLAMVAGDVGFHPECFRCIKCRHLIGHGDNYVFEERSLLYCHTCYQSDVNDYMKFKKFKSFQRNAIHQLNVFPSQMKQKKLSFAFKEIRSEAPHQIESGSKQTRRGSIVSIISNDDDPTSLSTGDTILEINGIPVSNKNIKQFSKLFENDATNNSISVTIERNIKQDDSHEHISSPQHSDPIDPDVYERNVSFFNFSVFHRTGSDPAVMKRKAQNQKKKLPVKGFSLDGIPEEDRKKLMRPIRKNHTHFPQTQLKLVRSKSLNDVDSLSMEYDRQYFKNEIKKAISPLHRAQSLKPSGLKTVNHVFRPMDLTFGEVIGSGFFGDVIKITHKISGEEMVMKKLHQVDPEAEEQFLKEVQVLKTLYHPNVLRCIGIMYKESTLHLVTEYIAGGTLTKLLKHKYIELSWKQKMELAKDIASGMAYLHDQNVMHRDMKSKNVLIKSKEAGARIAIVADFGLATVMHDCHNNCLTPLTPRFDRLMFPPTNNVHSPVSPVSPRKRHTVVGTPCYMAPEMLKGDEYDASVDVFSYGIVMCEILGRVKAYTEQLPRKNDFGLDYGKFKELVGESCPIHFLDLAAECCNMQPEKRPNFHCCEQWLQSMLANITFKIPLPAKIDFRIEPKPIRLKSVINK
- the LOC130624246 gene encoding LIM domain kinase 1-like isoform X3; translation: MKFKKFKSFQRNAIHQLNVFPSQMKQKKLSFAFKEIRSEAPHQIESGSKQTRRGSIVSIISNDDDPTSLSTGDTILEINGIPVSNKNIKQFSKLFENDATNNSISVTIERNIKQDDSHEHISSPQHSDPIDPDVYERNVSFFNFSVFHRTGSDPAVMKRKAQNQKKKLPVKGFSLDGIPEEDRKKLMRPIRKNHTHFPQTQLKLVRSKSLNDVDSLSMEYDRQYFKNEIKKAISPLHRAQSLKPSGLKTVNHVFRPMDLTFGEVIGSGFFGDVIKITHKISGEEMVMKKLHQVDPEAEEQFLKEVQVLKTLYHPNVLRCIGIMYKESTLHLVTEYIAGGTLTKLLKHKYIELSWKQKMELAKDIASGMAYLHDQNVMHRDMKSKNVLIKSKEAGARIAIVADFGLATVMHDCHNNCLTPLTPRFDRLMFPPTNNVHSPVSPVSPRKRHTVVGTPCYMAPEMLKGDEYDASVDVFSYGIVMCEILGRVKAYTEQLPRKNDFGLDYGKFKELVGESCPIHFLDLAAECCNMQPEKRPNFHCCEQWLQSMLANITFKIPLPAKIDFRIEPKPIRLKSVINK
- the LOC130624246 gene encoding LIM domain kinase 1-like isoform X2, which encodes MVAGDVGFHPECFRCIKCRHLIGHGDNYVFEERSLLYCHTCYQSDVNDYMKFKKFKSFQRNAIHQLNVFPSQMKQKKLSFAFKEIRSEAPHQIESGSKQTRRGSIVSIISNDDDPTSLSTGDTILEINGIPVSNKNIKQFSKLFENDATNNSISVTIERNIKQDDSHEHISSPQHSDPIDPDVYERNVSFFNFSVFHRTGSDPAVMKRKAQNQKKKLPVKGFSLDGIPEEDRKKLMRPIRKNHTHFPQTQLKLVRSKSLNDVDSLSMEYDRQYFKNEIKKAISPLHRAQSLKPSGLKTVNHVFRPMDLTFGEVIGSGFFGDVIKITHKISGEEMVMKKLHQVDPEAEEQFLKEVQVLKTLYHPNVLRCIGIMYKESTLHLVTEYIAGGTLTKLLKHKYIELSWKQKMELAKDIASGMAYLHDQNVMHRDMKSKNVLIKSKEAGARIAIVADFGLATVMHDCHNNCLTPLTPRFDRLMFPPTNNVHSPVSPVSPRKRHTVVGTPCYMAPEMLKGDEYDASVDVFSYGIVMCEILGRVKAYTEQLPRKNDFGLDYGKFKELVGESCPIHFLDLAAECCNMQPEKRPNFHCCEQWLQSMLANITFKIPLPAKIDFRIEPKPIRLKSVINK